A part of Thalassophryne amazonica chromosome 3, fThaAma1.1, whole genome shotgun sequence genomic DNA contains:
- the LOC117507378 gene encoding dysbindin-like has translation MNSSSANLHGTRLPSETERGQKVTDVDAAQQLKLRDRQRFFEEVFQHDVDVYLSSAHLCIRDYKRPPLSSISSMEVNVDMLDQMELFDISDQEALDVFFSAGGDESVLPFPLPVQGNHEEVVTNGLFRHVLESLDAKSRLSSTSNSSSDSQTTNASGGDTLSDEETQSSTGLGRAPSPQIEKN, from the exons CTGAGACGGAGCGAGGTCAGAAGGTCACCGATGTGGATGCGGCGCAGCAACTCAAACTGAGAGACAGACAGCGCTTCTTTGAggaggtcttccagcatgatgtGGATGTATACCTCTCATCCGCACATCTTTGTATCAGAGACTACAAGAGAC CTCCTCTCAGCAGCATCTCATCCATGGAGGTGAATGTGGACATGTTGGACCAGATGGAGCTGTTTGACATATCTGATCAGGAGGCCTTGGATGTCTTCTTCAGCGCTGGAGGAGATGAGAGCGTGCTGCCCTTCCCGCTGCCAG TCCAAGGAAACCACGAGGAAGTAGTCACAAATGGACTCTTTCGACATGTCCTTGAAAGTCTCGATGCCAAGTCCCGCCTATCATCCACATCAAATTCATCCTCCGACAGCCAGACCACCAATGCCAGCGGAGGAGACACGCTGTCAGACGAAGAAACACAAAGCAGCACAGGCCTGGGGAGAGCTCCATCCCCACAGATAGAGAAAAACTGA